Proteins encoded in a region of the Haloarcula sp. CBA1129 genome:
- a CDS encoding adenylyltransferase/cytidyltransferase family protein yields MTRVVAQGTFDILHPGHVHYLQDAAEMGDELHVIVARSVNVTHKETPIVPDEQRRKMVSALKPVDEAHLGHPEDIFVPIERIEPDIIALGYDQHHDDEQLEAALSARGLDCDIRRASPLEAEAADRLLSTGRIIDRIVDERGE; encoded by the coding sequence GTGACACGCGTCGTCGCGCAGGGAACCTTCGACATCCTGCACCCGGGCCACGTCCACTATCTGCAGGACGCTGCCGAGATGGGTGACGAACTCCACGTCATCGTCGCCCGATCGGTCAACGTCACGCACAAGGAAACACCGATTGTTCCGGACGAGCAACGTCGGAAGATGGTCAGCGCGCTCAAACCGGTCGACGAAGCACACCTCGGCCATCCCGAGGACATCTTCGTTCCGATTGAGCGCATCGAACCGGACATCATCGCGCTGGGCTACGACCAGCACCACGACGACGAGCAACTCGAAGCGGCGCTGTCCGCTCGGGGTCTCGACTGTGACATCCGCCGGGCCAGCCCACTAGAGGCCGAGGCGGCTGACCGGCTCCTGTCGACAGGTCGAATTATCGACCGGATTGTCGACGAACGCGGCGAGTAA
- a CDS encoding Mov34/MPN/PAD-1 family protein, translating to MGLFRTSGILGIAESALEFALAASEEAHPNEYMGFLRGDDASKLGLDDDGTVLTDVLVIPGTESNPVSATVKTSMVPNDMRAAGSIHSHPNGVLKPSDADLATFGRGDVHIIIGYPYGRDDWKAFDSDGSVVDLPVLDVEPPEESFFDFDQADIDAELREEEFDQ from the coding sequence ATGGGGTTGTTCCGAACGAGCGGGATACTCGGGATCGCGGAGTCCGCACTCGAGTTCGCGCTCGCAGCCTCCGAGGAAGCCCATCCCAACGAGTATATGGGCTTTCTCCGGGGCGATGACGCCAGCAAGCTCGGGCTCGACGACGACGGTACTGTTCTGACCGATGTTCTGGTCATTCCAGGAACAGAGTCGAATCCGGTCAGTGCGACCGTCAAGACGAGTATGGTGCCAAACGACATGCGAGCGGCGGGGTCGATCCATTCTCACCCGAACGGTGTCCTCAAACCCAGCGACGCCGACCTCGCCACGTTCGGCCGCGGCGATGTCCATATCATCATCGGCTATCCGTACGGCCGCGACGACTGGAAGGCCTTCGACAGCGACGGCTCGGTCGTTGACCTCCCGGTGCTCGACGTGGAGCCGCCGGAGGAGTCCTTTTTCGATTTCGATCAGGCCGATATCGACGCGGAGCTCCGCGAGGAGGAGTTTGACCAGTGA